The following proteins are encoded in a genomic region of Elgaria multicarinata webbii isolate HBS135686 ecotype San Diego chromosome 16, rElgMul1.1.pri, whole genome shotgun sequence:
- the CSPG4 gene encoding chondroitin sulfate proteoglycan 4 gives MSREWSESCRPILGDTMVSSCPSLAWVLLLLFQLLLCTQPLCANPESGASFFGDGYVEMPLVSTFSTVQLHVQFYTSQRSGLLFLAAGQADYLLVELRADSLQARMGLDSEELTVKSPAGPHLNNLVIHDADLLVAEGRMTLIVDGLFNASVEIPEPLRELDIDYGLFVGGTGSLELPYLAGVSLPFRGCLHTVMFNERNVLSALASGTGTQRSHGVREGCSVEFSAGPDDPLGFLGPSSYITFPSWSARNQGTIEFVITTDVKQAPLIYQSGLENDFFYLEIFDGRLRGMVEKGNGLVVLHNNIYLSNEQDHYVKVSMDVRKFEILVDYYASQTSNKGIHSHLDLQGPLFVGGLNEKAANRMRKRGLAFMSSNVFPNNSFVGCIEDLRINQEKRSLQDALVTRDITAGCGKLDQYSDYDDAYEQDEAPTSSPPDHWQGPIMEPCRPDPSLPPVFTNFTKLLHVSPLVVAEGGTAFLEWRHTQPTIDLSSANIRQSQVLFSVTTDPRHGQLELDLPRVRSRRKFTLLDIVNRKVKYVHDGSEGPMDQLLLEVIVTARGGVPECLWQGQIYLLPIKINPVNDAPEVVFPHGDRMVILEHTRKHLNPDIIQALDDDTPCDSLRFQLLGGKGMEEGYVEYDFHPGVPIEEFSCRDLEAGHVAYIHQNGPTSTLILQVNDGIVMSPVATLRVVAVEPVIQVRNNTGLLVSQGGIVPITTANLSVETNAVQQKVPLLYRLTVPLQYGEIQKQGSLGGEWKKVESFHQQDVEQGRIQYFSTDDEYRTEDMIEKLWFMVQVGQKTLRNNTFLIRIKRATIRMKTLIPLQMKNKKEKNITSNSMEAVLEEPSSSPESFHYVIIQPPKKGNLELRGVRLTDGFGFTQEDLQGRQLSYSATIRDSKETEDVFQFRVMAGAHYSPVYTYRIQIGGDPDAPILTNVILSIPEGGQAIISKDHLFIKSMNSINYMYEVIDGPTHGKLIWRTPEHSPSSEDVITKFTNEDILQGRLMYQHDSSETLEDDIPFVAVKQDEGSSSLDAEDVRGVFRVSIQPENDHAPVQVVNKVFNVVRNGQRLMTTDDIAFVDEDSGFSDAQLVFVRKDILFGSIIAADDRSRQVYRFTQDDLRKKKILFVHSGADRGWIQFQVSDGQHQVATLLEVQASDPYIKITNHTTSLVIHQGSQGTIDSSVLSLETNMDVRNDEDILFRIVAPPKWGVVLRGRQEVSSFTQRDLLAGEVLYHHNGSRNSQDNIHLSIETNQVAVEDVLKVTIFLDSHPSPLNIIHHERIRILQGEAVEIKNDYLLVEHEDIPPQEILYTVTVTPLSGTLVALHHGHSSDEPPSLEPIQTFTQEDINEGKVLYLHSSLEIQNDRFTVDITASGVDPLEGLVVDLEILPISVPLEVPLEVHNITVTEGSTQVLSMDVLNIPSTYFTAFNVEFAVLEAPEHGILQDVKRPKEGSLEGFSWYEVEHQLIQYVHDGSETLADRFTVLANVSDVSQQSQPMTVSITVIPSNDEAPVMLVNRGMQIQEGGTAEITPELLLSEDEDTPPEEVVYSIRTPVNGKVVLKPSPSNTVQRFTQGQINSRIVQFMHKGPLDGGFSFDVSDGENMSPGHFFAVQAQKKVVITLENKQDLTVCPGSSQPVRKQNLKAVTSDEEEAQSLFYIIEKPPWFGRLLNDQKGGDGGELRNFTQAEVDAGSISYQHEMPSEPFWVLEDSFHFRISSPSIITDPYLLGVSVSFETGCPEQSTQLWRNKGLTVPEAQSAVINVSLLDASNLLTKEPDSKRGSYDVVFLVTELPTYGTLSVPDGPVDRKHPYFLQSDLAAGGLEYAHHGPGILDDHFRFNAWLRHSTVGSIQPPQKEESIISGTFNITVSDSNEMAPRLVSQEQVLQVLHGSSIMLSQEHLNVKDPDSFPEEIKYDILSGSPSGFVINVHNKQVPVTQFTQADINAGHIMFIANGTSSSGTLDLAISDGHNQPIFTSLEIMVLPAITWAMNQTTLEIPQGVNMASLSHNHLLGSLGQAEQNTLYRLIRTPRFGQVEVNQKPVTDFSQKQVDNGEVTFTFIDFASTRDEFQFLATSGEVNISGVVHVMVKALVKTQQDVLWPRGITVQLDTNILDASELAERTRSVPEFKILQAPQRSRFVHASKNKKSQPVTINAFSQHDLERGLVALEIWEMDETEQNLQQDSFLFELVAEGVPPASESMLYTTEVFNSSASYGVTLLKVPGFQEKSHTPMPQSITPSSSAFTTIPQEPENPSHNSSKLHVLPTAGTGQWTTANTSPGERGTLIGFIEANMFSIILPICLTLLLLALILPLLFYLHKRNKTGKHNVQGSPPKYKNGTVVDQETFRKMDHNQGFPLMTVDTLEAKEAGANSKAAGPGGQQDPELLQYCRTPNPALKNSQYWV, from the exons CGTCGTTCTTTGGTGATGGCTACGTGGAGATGCCCTTGGTGAGCACATTCAGCACCGTCCAGCTCCATGTGCAGTTCTACACCAGCCAGCGCAGTGGACTCCTTTTCCTGGCTGCAGGGCAGGCAGACTATCTCCTGGTAGAGCTCCGTGCTGACAGCCTACAG gCTAGAATGGGCCTGGACTCGGAGGAACTGACAGTCAAATCTCCAGCAGGGCCACATCTCAATAACCTCGTGATCCATGATGCTGACCTGTTGGTGGCAGAGGGACGAATGACCTTGATTGTGGATGGCCTCTTCAATGCCTCGGTGGAAATTCCAGAGCCTCTGCGAGAGCTGGACATTGATTACGGCCTCTTTGTGGGAGGGACAGGGAGCCTGGAGTTGCCGTACCTCGCCGGTGTGAGTTTACCATTCAGGGGCTGCCTCCACACCGTGATGTTCAATGAACGCAATGTCCTCTCTGCACTGGCATCTGGCACTGGCACCCAGAGGTCCCATGGCGTCCGAGAAGGGTGCAGCGTAGAGTTTTCTGCTGGACCCGATGACCCCCTTGGCTTCCTGGGGCCAAGTTCCTACATCACCTTCCCCAGCTGGAGTGCAAGGAACCAAGGAACCATTGAGTTTGTGATCACCACAGATGTCAAGCAGGCCCCTCTCATTTACCAGTCAGGGCTAGAAAATGACTTCTTCTATCTGGAGATCTTTGATGGGCGCTTAAGGGGGATGGTGGAGAAAGGGAATGGCCTCGTGGTGCTCCACAACAATATCTACCTCAGTAACGAGCAGGACCATTATGTCAAGGTCTCCATGGACGTCCGGAAGTTTGAGATCCTTGTTGACTACTATGCCTCGCAGACTTCCAACAAGGGCATCCATAGTCACCTTGATCTCCAAGGGCCACTCTTTGTGGGAGGTCTCAATGAGAAGGCCGCCAACAGGATGAGAAAGCGTGGGCTAGCTTTTATGTCTAGCAATGTCTTCCCCAATAACTCCTTTGTGGGCTGCATTGAGGACCTGAGGATAAACCAGGAGAAGAGGAGTCTACAAGATGCCCTTGTCACTAGGGACATTACAGCAGGCTGTGGGAAACTGGATCAGTACTCGGACTATGATGATGCCTATGAACAGGATGAGGCCCCCACAAGCTCTCCCCCAGACCATTGGCAGGGCCCTATTATGGAGCCCTGTCGTCCTGACCCTAGCCTGCCCCCAGTCTTCACTAACTTCACCAAACTGCTGCATGTCAGTCCCCTGGTTGTTGCTGAAGGAGGCACGGCTTTCCTGGAGTGGAGACACACGCAGCCAACCATTGACCTGAGCAGTGCTAACATCAGGCAGTCTCAGGTTCTCTTCAGTGTCACCACAGACCCAAGGCATGGACAGCTGGAATTAGACCTCCCCCGGGTCAGGAGCAGAAGGAAGTTCACCCTGTTGGATATTGTGAACCGGAAGGTGAAGTATGTTCATGATGGCTCTGAGGGGCCCATGGATCAGCTGCTGCTGGAAGTCATAGTCACTGCCCGAGGAGGGGTTCCCGAGTGTTTGTGGCAAGGCCAGATATATTTGCTGCCCATAAAGATCAACCCAGTCAACGATGCTCCCGAGGTGGTCTTTCCACATGGAGATCGCATGGTCATTCTGGAACACACACGCAAGCACCTCAACCCAGACATTATTCAAGCCCTTGATGATGACACTCCTTGTGACAGCTTGCgattccagttgctgggggggAAGGGAATGGAAGAGGGTTATGTAGAATATGACTTCCATCCTGGAGTGCCAATTGAAGAGTTTTCCTGCAGGGACCTGGAAGCAGGACACGTGGCCTACATCCACCAAAATGGGCCCACATCAACGCTCATTCTCCAAGTTAACGATGGCATAGTCATGAGTCCAGTAGCCACCTTGAGGGTGGTTGCTGTGGAGCCAGTTATCCAGGTGCGCAACAACACCGGCCTCTTGGTCTCACAAGGGGGCATTGTTCCAATCACCACGGCCAACCTCTCTGTGGAAACTAATGCGGTCCAGCAAAAAGTCCCTCTCTTGTATCGCTTGACTGTGCCTCTCCAGTACGGTGAGATCCAAAAGCAAGGGAGCCTAGGTGGAGAATGGAAGAAAGTAGAGTCTTTCCACCAGCAGGATGTGGAGCAAGGGCGCATCCAATATTTCAGCACAGATGATGAGTACCGGACAGAAGATATGATTGAGAAGCTGTGGTTCATGGTTCAAGTAGGCCAGAAGACACTGAGAAACAACACGTTCCTCATCAGAATTAAGAGAGCCACCATCAGGATGAAGACTTTGATTCCCCTCCAGATgaaaaacaagaaagagaagaACATCACCTCTAATTCCATGGAGGCGGTTTTAGAGGAACCAAGTTCTAGCCCAGAGTCTTTCCACTATGTAATCATTCAACCACCCAAAAAGGGGAACCTTGAGCTTCGTGGAGTTAGACTGACAGATGGTTTTGGCTTTACACAAGAGGATCTGCAAGGTCGTCAGTTGAGTTACAGCGCAACCATCAGAGACTCAAAGGAAACTGAGGATGTCTTCCAGTTCCGGGTCATGGCTGGAGCACATTACTCACCTGTATACACTTACAGAATACAGATTGGAGGAGATCCAGATGCCCCCATCCTGACCAATGTCATTTTGTCCATTCCAGAGGGAGGCCAAGCCATCATTTCCAAAGACCACTTGTTCATCAAGAGTATGAACAGCATCAACTACATGTATGAGGTGATAGATGGTCCAACCCATGGGAAGCTGATATGGAGAACACCTGAGCATTCGCCTTCCAGTGAGGATGTGATAACAAAGTTCACCAATGAAGATATCCTCCAAGGCCGCCTTATGTATCAACATGATAGTTCTGAGACCCTGGAGGATGACATCCCGTTTGTGGCCGTCAAGCAGGATGAGGGAAGCTCCAGCTTGGACGCTGAGGATGTGAGAGGTGTCTTCAGAGTCTCCATTCAGCCTGAGAATGATCACGCCCCCGTCCAGGTGGTCAACAAGGTCTTTAACGTGGTGCGCAATGGGCAGCGCCTGATGACCACGGATGACATTGCCTTCGTTGATGAGGATTCAGGCTTCTCGGATGCACAGCTGGTTTTTGTAAGGAAGGACATCCTTTTTGGCAGCATCATTGCTGCTGATGACAGAAGCCGCCAGGTGTACCGCTTCACTCAAGATGACCTGAGGAAGAAGAAGATCCTCTTTGTCCATTCAGGAGCTGACCGAGGCTGGATCCAGTTCCAAGTTTCTgatggacagcaccaggttgcaACTCTCCTGGAAGTGCAAGCCTCAGACCCTTACATCAAAATTACGAACCACACGACGAGCTTagtcatccaccaaggcagcCAGGGGACCATTGACTCCTCTGTCCTCAGCTTGGAAACCAACATGGATGTCAGGAACGATGAAGACATTCTCTTCCGCATCGTAGCCCCTCCCAAATGGGGGGTGGTGCTGCGAGGCAGACAGGAAGTGTCATCTTTCACCCAGAGGGACCTATTGGCAGGAGAAGTCCTTTACCATCACAACGGGAGCAGGAATTCTCAGGATAATATACATCTCTCCATTGAAACCAACCAGGTGGCTGTGGAAGATGTGCTGAAGGTCACCATATTTTTAGATTCCCATCCTAGTCCGCTAAACATCATTCACCATGAAAGGATACGTATCCTCCAAGGAGAAGCTGTGGAGATTAAGAATGACTACTTGCTG GTTGAACATGAAGACATCCCTCCTCAGGAGATCCTCTACACAGTCACTGTCACTCCCCTCTCAGGAACCCTGGTAGCCTTGCATCACGGCCATAGCTCTGATGAACCCCCGAGCTTGGAACCCATCCAGACCTTCACCCAGGAAGACATCAATGAAGGCAAAGTCCTCTACCTGCATTCCAGCCTCGAGATACAGAACGACCGGTTCACCGTCGACATCACGGCCAGTGGGGTGGATCCTCTGGAAGGGCTCGTGGTGGACCTAGAGATCCTTCCCATTTCAGTCCCACTGGAGGTCCCGCTGGAGGTTCACAACATCACGGTGACTGAAGGGAGCACACAGGTGCTCTCCATGGATGTCCTGAATATCCCCAGCACTTACTTCACTGCTTTCAATGTGGAATTTGCTGTCCTCGAGGCACCAGAGCATGGCATCCTCCAGGACGTGAAAAGACCTAAAGAGGGCAGCCTAGAAGGCTTCTCCTGGTATGAG GTGGAGCACCAGCTCATCCAGTACGTGCACGATGGGAGTGAAACCTTGGCTGACAGATTCACGGTGCTTGCCAACGTCTCTGACGTCAGCCAGCAGAGCCAGCCCATGACAGTCTCCATCACCGTCATCCCCAGCAATGATGAAGCACCGGTGATGCTGGTCAACCGGGGAATGCAG ATCCAAGAAGGTGGCACAGCAGAGATTACTCCTGAGCTTCTTCTAAGTGAAGATGAAGACACCCCTCCAGAGGAAGTGGTTTATTCCATCCGGACGCCAGTCAACGGGAAGGTCGTGCTGAAACCATCGCCTAGCAACACAGTCCAAAGGTTCACACAGGGCCAGATCAATAGCCGGATTGTTCAGTTCATGCATAAAG GACCCCTGGATGGAGGGTTTTCCTTTGACGTATCCGATGGGGAAAATATGTCCCCAGGGCATTTCTTCGCTGTGCAGGCCCAGAAGAAAGTGGTGATCACTTTGGAAAACAAGCAAGATCTGACAGTGTGCCCAG gttCTTCTCAGCCAGTAAGAAAACAGAACCTGAAAGCAGTGACCAGTGACGAGGAAGAGGCCCAGTCTTTATTTTACATCATAGAAAAACCTCCATGGTTTGGCAGATTGCTGAACGACCAGAAGGGTGGTGATGGAGGGGAGCTGAGGAACTTCACCCAGGCCGAG GTGGATGCTGGATCGATATCCTACCAGCACGAAATGCCTTCAGAACCTTTCTGGGTCCTTGAGGATAGCTTTCACTTCCGAATTTCTTCTCCCTCCATCATCACAGACCCATACCTCCTCGGAGTGTCAGTATCATTCGAGACCGGCTGTCCTGAGCAATCCACTCAACTGTGGAGAAACAAAG GCCTCACTGTTCCAGAAGCTCAAAGTGCAGTGATCAACGTCTCATTACTGGATGCGTCCAACCTTCTCACCAAAGAACCTGACTCCAAGAGAGGATCCTATGATGTGGTATTCCTGGTTACAGAGCTACCCACTTATGGGACCCTGTCTGTCCCTGATGGACCCGTTGATAGAAAGCATCCCTACTTCTTGCAGTCAGACCTTGCTGCAGGTGGCTTGGAATATGCCCACCATGGGCCAGGCATCCTAGATGACCATTTCAGATTTAATGCTTGGCTCCGGCACAGCACTGTGGGGTCTATTCAGCCCCCACAAAAAGAAGAATCCATCATTTCTGGAACATTCAATATCACAGTGAGTGACAGTAATGAGATGGCACCACGACTGGTCAGCCAAGAACAAGTTCTTCAGGTCCTCCATGGTTCTTCCATAATGCTCTCCCAAGAACACCTGAACGTCAAGGATCCTGACAGCTTCCCTGAAGAAATCAAGTATGACATCCTCTCTGGGTCACCCAGTGGCTTTGTGATCAATGTTCACAATAAACAAGTACCTGTAACTCAGTTTACTCAAGCAGACATCAATGCAGGGCACATAATGTTCATCGCCAATGGAACTAGCTCTTCTGGAACCTTAGACCTTGCCATCTCTGATGGACACAATCAGCCTATCTTCACTTCTCTAGAAATCATGGTTCTTCCAGCTATCACCTGGGCAATGAATCAGACAACTTTGGAGATACCACAGGGTGTGAACATGGCCTCACTCTCCCACAATCACCTTCTCGGGTCTCTTGGCCAAGCAGAGCAAAATACTCTGTATAGGCTCATCAGGACTCCACGGTTTGGCCAGGTTGAGGTCAACCAAAAGCCTGTGACAGACTTTTCACAGAAGCAAGTGGATAATGGAGAAGTGACATTTACTTTCATAGATTTTGCCTCCACCAGGGATGAATTCCAGTTCCTTGCCACGTCAGGAGAAGTGAATATATCAGGGGTGGTGCATGTAATGGTCAAAGCCTTAGTCAAAACTCAGCAAGATGTTCTTTGGCCAAGAGGAATCACTGTCCAGCTCGACACAAACATTCTTGATGCAAGCGAGCTGGCCGAGAGGACGAGGAGTGTCCCAGAGTTCAAAATCCTCCAAGCACCCCAAAGGAGCCGCTTCGTGCATGCCTCCAAAAACAAAAAGAGCCAGCCTGTCACCATCAATGCTTTCAGCCAGCATGACCTTGAGAGAGGGCTGGTTGCATTGGAAATCTGGGAAATGGATGAGACTGAGCAAAATCTCCAGCAGGACAGTTTTCTGTTTGAGCTGGTGGCCGAGGGGGTCCCCCCTGCTTCAGAGTCGATGCTGTACACCACCGAGGTCTTCAACTCCTCGGCATCCTATGGAGTGACACTGCTCAAAG